In Miscanthus floridulus cultivar M001 chromosome 5, ASM1932011v1, whole genome shotgun sequence, one genomic interval encodes:
- the LOC136454865 gene encoding large ribosomal subunit protein uL6m-like, protein MEAKFFRFLKLVGVGFKARSESQGRELFLKLGYSHEVQFTAPPADRVHQFAGAVRSCIPPEVYKGKGVLYIDEVIKLKPGKKQKK, encoded by the exons ATGGAAGCCAAGTTTTTCCGTTTCCTGAAGCTCGTCGGGGTCGGCTTCAAAGCGAGGTCAGAGAGCCAAGGCCGCGAGCTGTTCCTGAAACTGGGCTACAGCCACGAGGTGCAGTTCACCGCTCCCCCAGCG GACAGGGTGCACCAGTTCGCCGGCGCTGTCCGAAGCTGCATACCTCCAGAGGTGTACAAGGGGAAGGGGGTCCTGTACATTGACGAGGTTATCAAGCTGAAGCCCGGGAAGAAGCAAAAGAAGTGA